The following are from one region of the Chanos chanos chromosome 10, fChaCha1.1, whole genome shotgun sequence genome:
- the kcnk18 gene encoding potassium channel subfamily K member 18: MAIVKAPFSGQCTILYLMWTLFPHIFLILSLMAYAVLGAVLFEKIEGGRDNETNKDYQRFLQSLVVTVHNNSDNSDLLLKIEDKIEKDFQPIWLQRPERWHFFGSLFFCCTVFTTVGYGEIFPVTVAGKVVCIFYAMVGIPLMLLVISDVGDILAVMLSRAYIRLYRIRRRLLRCTWNRCRNQDKASKQHQVISGDSTYTFSQDVVMCEPMDIRCVIRTQRSVKRKSIQLQTNTEIFDRIIAKENFTRNSPLARSCSCPELDRMPRLSKDWDFASIGQEMDKFNVPLILILLVVFAYILFGSLILRIWEREFGFFDAFYFCFITLTTIGFGDFVPRHPNFFMLTFIFIISGMAIMSMAFKLGQSHIVRFYHRGMRFLSGGKVAKYNFLRKE, translated from the exons ATGGCCATTGTAAAAGCTCCATTCTCTGGTCAGTGTACCATTTTGT ATTTGATGTGGACGCTATTTCCACACATTTTCCTCATACTATCGCTTATGGCATACGCTGTTTTAGGAGCGGTGCTCTTTGAAAAAATAGAAGGAGGTAGAGACAATGAGACGAATAAGGATTACCAAAGGTTTTTACAATCCCTAGTGGTGACGGTCCATAATAATTCAG ATAACTCTGATTTGCTCCTCAAAATAGAGGATAAGATCGAGAAGGATTTTCAACCTATATGGCTTCAGCGTCCAGAGAGATGGCATTTCTTTGGTTCCCTTTTCTTCTGTTGTACCGTTTTCACTACAGTAG GTTACGGCGAGATCTTCCCAGTCACTGTAGCTGGGAAGGTGGTGTGCATCTTTTATGCTATGGTTGGCATCCCACTCATGCTACTGGTCATCTCAGATGTGGGTGACATCCTGGCCGTGATGCTCTCAAGAGCTTATATCCGTCTGTACCGTATCCGTCGGCGGCTGTTGCGTTGCACTTGGAACCGTTGTCGCAACCAAGATAAGGCCTCTAAACAGCACCAGGTAATCTCTGGTGACAGCACCTACACCTTCAGCCAAGATGTAGTGATGTGTGAGCCTATGGACATACGTTGTGTGATCCGGACACAGAGATCTGTCAAGCGCAAGTCCATCCAGCTTCAAACCAACACTGAGATTTTTGACCGCATCATCGCCAAGGAGAACTTCACGCGTAATAGCCCACTGGCACGCTCCTGTTCCTGTCCTGAGCTAGACCGTATGCCTCGTTTGTCCAAAGACTGGGACTTTGCTAGCATTGGACAGGAGATGGATAAATTCAATGTGCCATTGATCCTCATCCTACTGGTTGTCTTTGCCTACATCCTTTTTGGTAGTTTAATCTTGCGAATCTGGGAGCGTGAGTTTGGCTTTTTTGATGCCTTCTATTTTTGCTTTATCACATTGACCACCATTGGCTTTGGCGATTTTGTGCCCCGCCACCCAAACTTCTTCATGCTGACCTTCATCTTTATCATTTCAGGTATGGCCATCATGTCAATGGCCTTTAAACTTGGTCAGTCACACATTGTGCGCTTCTACCATCGGGGCATGCGTTTTCTCAGCGGAGGGAAAGTAGCCAAGTACAATTTTCTGCGCAAAGAATGA